The Aerosakkonema funiforme FACHB-1375 genome contains a region encoding:
- the thrB gene encoding homoserine kinase: MLDASTVSVTVPATTANLGPGFDCIGAALTLYNEFKFSCLEPSLSLAPNLREETGQVKITVTGVEADRVKTDESNLAYQSFLKLYRHIDRTPPAVEIQINLDVPLARGLGSSATAIVGGLVGANQLAGAPLSQTEVMELAIALEGHPDNVVPALLGGCRLAATAAAENKIDWQICDVPWHSDIVPIVAIPDFELSTAEARRVLPTEYSRADAIFNTAHCGLLVRGLESGRGDWLRVALQDRIHQPYRQALIPGYDAVREAALVKKAYGMVISGAGPTLLALANFVDAPEVAVAMAAAWQQEGIESQVRSLSIDVRGAKIDS; encoded by the coding sequence ATGCTTGATGCTTCTACTGTGAGCGTTACTGTTCCGGCCACTACTGCTAATCTGGGGCCGGGTTTCGATTGTATCGGCGCAGCTTTAACGCTGTACAATGAATTTAAGTTCTCTTGCCTGGAACCATCCCTTTCATTGGCACCGAATTTGAGGGAGGAAACAGGGCAAGTTAAAATTACTGTTACTGGTGTTGAGGCCGATCGCGTTAAAACTGATGAGAGCAATCTCGCTTACCAATCATTCTTAAAGTTGTACCGACATATCGATCGCACCCCACCAGCAGTAGAAATACAAATAAACTTGGATGTTCCTCTAGCAAGAGGGTTGGGTAGTTCGGCAACGGCTATTGTGGGTGGATTGGTTGGTGCTAATCAGTTAGCTGGCGCACCTTTGAGTCAGACAGAAGTGATGGAATTAGCGATCGCTTTGGAAGGACACCCAGATAACGTAGTACCCGCACTTTTGGGAGGTTGTCGTCTGGCGGCTACCGCAGCAGCGGAAAACAAAATTGATTGGCAAATTTGCGATGTTCCCTGGCACAGCGACATTGTGCCGATCGTCGCTATTCCCGACTTTGAACTCTCGACGGCAGAGGCGAGGCGAGTTCTGCCAACTGAGTACAGTCGCGCTGATGCGATTTTCAATACCGCTCACTGCGGTTTGCTGGTGCGGGGGTTAGAATCCGGTCGGGGCGATTGGTTGCGCGTAGCTTTGCAAGACCGCATCCACCAACCTTATCGGCAAGCGCTGATTCCAGGATACGATGCTGTGCGGGAAGCTGCTTTGGTTAAGAAAGCCTACGGTATGGTGATTAGCGGTGCGGGGCCAACTTTATTGGCTTTGGCAAATTTTGTAGATGCACCTGAAGTGGCGGTAGCAATGGCGGCAGCTTGGCAGCAGGAGGGAATCGAATCCCAGGTGCGATCGCTCTCTATTGACGTTCGCGGTGCAAAGATAGACAGCTAG
- a CDS encoding FecR family protein, with amino-acid sequence MSRKLVLLLSLILWSIMTLPLPKEVSAEMPLSKAVIQSIRNLVRLIPQNQTGRPARVSEPMNPGDSLATGRESLAELRFNDGSLARVGEQAVFQFLPNTRTFKLSDGTALLLIAPGRGRTQLQTPNARTGIRGSALFVRYNRKTDTTIVGALTNSNIEVFNQDASQAEVLRAGQLAVIVKDRIERIYDFDIRTFYETSDLVRGLNLTQPGDKANPDSAMADVQSETSAAVTEQTPIVGQGVIENPNFIQLDAASSNLPNVGAGNDNQLDTGQSDRNFGQSIGPNPFSGNPGLENPPLEGGQILSDPENSPDRSQPPTDDGLPNTPGNPSNPDNAGNPGNPSNPDNAGNPGNPSNPDNAGNPGNPSNPDNAGNPGNPSNPDNAGNPGNPSNPDNSGNPGNPGNGGDNGPPSNPGNSDNGPPGPEGNPGNGGDNGPPSNPGNSGNGPPGPEGNPGNGGDNGPPSNPGNSGNGPPGPEGNPGNSRGL; translated from the coding sequence ATGTCTCGCAAGTTAGTTCTGCTCCTGAGCCTGATTTTGTGGAGCATTATGACGCTACCTCTACCCAAAGAGGTCAGCGCGGAAATGCCATTATCTAAAGCCGTTATTCAAAGCATACGCAATCTCGTCCGCCTCATCCCGCAAAATCAAACAGGGCGTCCGGCGCGTGTATCCGAGCCGATGAACCCTGGAGATTCCTTGGCGACAGGTCGAGAATCTCTGGCTGAGTTGCGCTTCAACGATGGTTCTTTGGCACGAGTTGGCGAACAAGCAGTATTTCAGTTTCTACCAAATACACGCACTTTTAAATTGTCTGACGGTACGGCGCTGCTGCTGATTGCACCCGGACGCGGTAGAACTCAGTTGCAAACACCCAACGCGAGGACAGGAATTCGGGGCTCCGCTTTATTTGTGCGCTACAACCGCAAAACAGACACCACAATTGTCGGGGCTCTGACAAATAGTAACATTGAGGTATTCAATCAAGATGCTTCTCAAGCAGAAGTGCTGCGAGCAGGTCAGCTGGCAGTGATCGTCAAAGATAGAATTGAGCGGATATACGATTTTGATATCAGAACTTTTTATGAAACTAGCGACTTGGTAAGGGGGCTAAACTTAACTCAACCAGGTGATAAAGCTAATCCAGATTCGGCAATGGCCGATGTTCAATCTGAAACTTCTGCTGCTGTCACAGAACAGACTCCCATTGTTGGGCAAGGGGTGATTGAAAACCCAAATTTTATACAGCTAGATGCCGCTTCATCAAACTTACCCAATGTTGGCGCTGGCAACGATAACCAGTTAGATACAGGTCAATCCGATCGCAATTTCGGACAGTCGATCGGCCCCAATCCATTTAGTGGCAACCCAGGCTTAGAAAATCCTCCCCTAGAAGGAGGACAGATTCTGTCCGATCCGGAAAATTCTCCCGATCGATCGCAGCCGCCGACTGACGATGGCCTACCGAATACGCCCGGTAACCCCAGTAATCCAGATAATGCCGGTAATCCTGGCAATCCCAGTAATCCAGATAATGCCGGTAATCCCGGCAATCCCAGTAATCCAGATAATGCCGGTAATCCCGGCAATCCCAGTAATCCAGATAATGCCGGTAATCCTGGCAATCCCAGTAATCCAGATAATGCCGGTAATCCTGGCAATCCCAGTAATCCAGATAATTCTGGTAATCCTGGCAATCCCGGTAATGGGGGAGATAATGGCCCACCATCGAATCCCGGTAATTCAGACAATGGCCCACCAGGGCCTGAAGGTAATCCCGGCAATGGGGGAGATAATGGCCCACCATCAAATCCCGGTAATTCAGGCAATGGCCCACCAGGGCCTGAAGGTAATCCCGGTAATGGGGGAGATAATGGCCCACCATCAAATCCCGGTAATTCAGGCAATGGCCCACCAGGGCCTGAAGGTAATCCCGGTAATTCCAGAGGGCTATAA